From Schizosaccharomyces pombe strain 972h- genome assembly, chromosome: II, the proteins below share one genomic window:
- the zrt1 gene encoding plasma membrane ZIP zinc transmembrane transporter Zrt1, with protein sequence MSLNNLSNSYNQYLAQESHQILRHLFLNKQYSPLVKRDDDSSATVTCGGDANEFNEYGHLGYRIGAIFVILATSLIGMNLPLVLSKITKNRPNVYIEYLYLFARYFGSGVILATAFIHLLAPACNKLYDPCLDDLFGGYDWAPGICLISCWFILLLEVLLNRYVEWRFGMEIGDHHGPTLGAKQHSHSHEDGAHGVHEHPVYDIEECADGVEHECVKDDLEEVKLEPYTNTDSTDLTTKEEARSFLLKQQLTAFIILESSIILHSVIIGLTTAVSGEEFKTLFPVIIFHQAFEGCGLGSRLAGMAWGPKTAWVPWVLGVIYSLVTPIGMAAGLGVREHWDPLAHGSYAAQGVLDAISSGILVYAGLVELLAHDFLFSPERERNWYKLIYLLACSMAGTGVMALLGKWA encoded by the coding sequence ATGTCTTTAAACAATTTATCTAACTCATATAATCAATATCTTGCTCAAGAATCTCACCAAATATTGAGacatctttttcttaataaGCAATATAGTCCATTGGTAAAAAGAGACGATGATAGCTCTGCTACTGTGACTTGTGGAGGTGATGCCAATGAATTCAACGAATATGGTCATCTGGGATATCGTATTGGTGCCATCTTTGTTATCTTGGCTACTTCATTAATTGGCATGAACTTACCTTTGGTCCTTTCTAAAATCACCAAAAACAGACCCAACGTTTATATTGAATATCTCTATCTATTCGCTCGTTATTTTGGTTCTGGTGTTATTTTGGCTACTGCTTTTATTCACTTGTTAGCCCCTGCTTGTAACAAGCTTTACGATCCTTGTCTTGACGACCTTTTCGGAGGTTACGATTGGGCTCCAGGTATTTGTCTTATTTCTTGTTGGTTTATTCTCTTGTTGGAGGTCCTTTTGAATCGCTATGTGGAATGGCGGTTCGGTATGGAAATCGGCGATCATCATGGTCCAACTCTTGGTGCCAAACAACACAGTCATAGTCACGAAGACGGTGCTCACGGTGTTCATGAACATCCAGTTTATGATATTGAAGAATGTGCCGATGGTGTTGAGCATGAATGTGTAAAGGATGACTTGGAAGAAGTAAAACTAGAACCTTATACGAATACTGATAGTACCGATTTGACTACTAAAGAAGAAGCTCGTAGTTTCTTACTAAAGCAACAACTTACTGCCTTTATAATTCTTGAATCTAGTATCATTTTGCATAGTGTTATTATCGGTCTTACAACTGCCGTCTCAGGTgaagaatttaaaactttatTTCCCGTCATTATTTTCCATCAGGCCTTTGAAGGTTGTGGTTTAGGTTCTCGTTTGGCGGGAATGGCCTGGGGCCCAAAAACTGCATGGGTACCTTGGGTGTTGGGCGTTATCTATTCGTTGGTTACGCCTATTGGTATGGCAGCTGGTTTAGGTGTTCGTGAGCATTGGGATCCTCTTGCTCATGGGTCTTATGCTGCCCAAGGTGTTTTGGATGCTATCTCATCTGGAATTTTGGTTTATGCTGGTTTAGTGGAATTACTTGCACACGATTTCTTATTTAGTCCTGAAAGAGAACGTAACTGGTATAAGCTTATTTACCTTTTGGCATGCTCGATGGCTGGTACTGGAGTTATGGCTTTGTTAGGTAAATGGGCTTGA
- the sir2 gene encoding histone deacetylase, Sirtuin family, NAD-dependent Sir2, with the protein MASNPLDNNMPTTPVEEKIPVASYSPSSSGSSSGASLLVDIMCGSKETEDEEVDSDEWDKPETENISDLDERSEMVRYLRASGYAKFLEKYLIEEELPVRSILKKLGINLPSALEEFEDIDLLPLLKEVLKREVARRIKLPHFNTFEDVVNLLKKAKNVVVLVGAGISTSLGILDFRSDNGFYARLARHGLSEPSEMFDIHTFRENPEIFYTFARDLLPETNHYSPSHAFIRLLEKKNKLSTLFTQNIDNLEKKTGLSDNKIIQCHGSFATATCIKCKHKVDGSELYEDIRNQRVSYCNECGKPPLKLRRVGQNKKEKHYFSDGDSESSEDDLAQPGIMKPDITFFGEALPDSFFNKVGSGELEETDLLICIGTSLKVAPVSELISVIPPTTPQIYISRTPVRHTQFDVNFLSPYCDWVIVEICKRAGWLNELQALCDLPECHSGSKTRAFETDLDIKFEEPSTYHITSTTNGSC; encoded by the exons ATGGCTTCCAATCCGCTAGATAATAATATGCCGACGACTCCCGTTGAGGAAAAAATTCCAGTCGCTAGTTATTCTCCTAGCTCTTCTGGTAGTAGTTCCGGTGCTAGTTTACTAGTAGATATTATGTGCGGCAGTAAAGAAACTGAGGATGAAGAGGTTGATTCTGATGAATGGGATAAACCAG AAACAGAAAACATAAGTGATTTGGATGAACGATCCGAAATGGTCAGATATTTAAGGGCTTCAG GCTATGCGAAATTCTTGgagaaatatttaatagaaGAAGAGTTGCCTGTACGatcgattttaaaaaaacttggAATCAATTTG CCTAGTGCACTTGAAGAGTTTGAAGACATAGA TTTACTTCCTTTGCTGAAGGAAGTTTTAAAACGTGAGGTTGCTAGGAGAATCAAACTTCCACATTTTAATACCTTTGAAGATGTTgttaatttattgaaaaaagctaaaaatGTTGTCGTCCTTGTTGGGGCAGGCATAAGTACAAGTTTGGGAATTTTAGATTTCCGTTCAGACAATGGTTTTTATGCCCGTTTGGCACGCCATGGATTATCGGAACCTTCTGAAATGTTTGATATCCATACGTTTAGAGAAAATccagaaattttttatacttttgCTAGAGATCTTTTGCCGGAGACGAATCATTATTCCCCCTCGCATGCCTTCATTAGATTGcttgaaaagaagaataaattATCAACATTGTTTACCCAAAATATAGacaatttggaaaaaaagactGGACTCTCCGAtaacaaaattattcaatGTCATG GGTCTTTTGCTACCGCAACTTGTATCAAATGCAAGCACAAGGTGGATGGATCGGAGTTATATGAAGACATAAGAAATCAAAGAGTTTCTTACTGCAATGAATGCGGAAAACCACCCTTAAAATTAAGAAGAGTCggtcaaaataaaaaagagaaacattatttttcagATGGTGATAGTGAATCTTCTGAAGATGATCTAGCTCAACCTGGGATTATGAAACCTGATATCACATTTTTTGGGGAAGCCTTACCGgattctttctttaacaAAGTCGGGAGTGGTGAGCTTGAAGAGActgatttattaatttgtattggaacttctttaaaagtGGCTCCTGTTTCAGAACTCATCAGTGTTATTCCTCCTACTACTCCTCAGATTTACATTTCGAGGACTCCTGTTCGTCATACCCAATTCGATGTAAATTTTCTAAGTCCTTATTGTGATTGGGTTATTGTGGAGATTTGTAAACGTGCTGGATGGCTGAATGAATTACAAGCGCTTTGCGATTTACCTGAGTGTCATAGTGGTTCCAAAACGCGAGCTTTCGAAACGGATTTGgatataaaatttgagGAGCCCAGCACCTATCATATCACGAGCACAACAAACGGTAGTTGTTAA